A window of the Narcine bancroftii isolate sNarBan1 chromosome 4, sNarBan1.hap1, whole genome shotgun sequence genome harbors these coding sequences:
- the aplnra gene encoding apelin receptor A, with protein sequence MDECLIELDNSSVLVVPCDNESQPCDYTDWKHSSSVVPVLYMLVFVFGLSGNGVVICTVWRSRTKRRSADTYIGNLALADLAFVVTLPLWAVYAALEYHWPFGWLLCKVSSYLVTINMYASVFCLTCLSFDRYLAIVHSLSSNKLRSNRTTLLSLSLIWFLAGLLALPALILRRTDEKGNLTECAMDYIWVASEDTEHFWVGGLTLFASTMGFILPFLLMSTFYCAIANTVTRHFQNVKKEEQKKKRLLKIISALVLVFAICWLPFHIIKTIDALTWLDLISVRCSIDEFILLAHPYATCLAYINSCLNPFLYAFFDQRFRAQCLSVLRCSSAPKWIPPGW encoded by the exons ATGGATGAGTGTCTGATTGAGCTGGACAACAGCAGCGTTCTGGTCGTTCCCTGTGACAACGAGAGCCAGCCGTGCGATTACACCGATTGGAAACACTCTTCATCGGTGGTGCCGGTGCTCTATATGCTGGTATTTGTGTTTGGACTGTCCGGGAATGGAGTTGTCATCTGCACGGTGTGGAGGTCCCGCACCAAGAGGAGATCAGCAGATACGTACATCGGGAACCTGGCGCTGGCGGACTTGGCTTTTGTAGTGACCCTTCCTCTGTGGGCAGTTTACGCGGCTCTGGAGTATCACTGGCCCTTTGGCTGGTTGCTCTGTAAAGTCAGTAGCTATTTGGTGACGATCAACATGTACGCCAGCGTCTTCTGTCTGACCTGCCTCAGCTTCGACCGCTACCTGGCCATAGTCCACTCTCTGTCCAGCAATAAACTACGTTCCAACCGCACCACACTactctccttgtctctcatctgGTTCCTGGCCGGGCTGTTGGCTCTCCCAGCCCTGATCTTGCGGCGGACGGACGAAAAAGGCAACCTGACCGAATGTGCTATGGACTACATCTGGGTGGCGAGTGAGGACACTGAGCATTTCTGGGTCGGTGGACTCACTCTGTTTGCCAGCACCATGGGGTTCATCCTGCCTTTCCTACTGATGTCTACCTTCTACTGTGCCATTGCCAACACCGTCACTAGGCACTTCCAGAACGTCAAAAAGGAAGAACAGAAGAAGAAGCGTCTGCTAAAGATCATCAGCGCCCTGGTTTTGGTTTTTGCCATCTGTTGGCTTCCCTTCCACATCATCAAGACCATAGATGCCCTGACCTGGCTGGATCTCATTTCCGTTCGCTGCTCGATCGATGAATTCATCCTTTTAGCTCACCCTTACGCCACTTGTCTTGCCTACATCAACAGCTGCCTCAACCCATTCCTGTATGCCTTCTTCGACCAGCGTTTCCGAGCCCAGTGTCTGTCTGTGCTGCGCTGCTCCAG CGCTCCCAAGTGGATCCCACCAGGCTGGTAA